One window of Anas platyrhynchos isolate ZD024472 breed Pekin duck chromosome 11, IASCAAS_PekinDuck_T2T, whole genome shotgun sequence genomic DNA carries:
- the AEN gene encoding apoptosis-enhancing nuclease isoform X1 — MSPYTRSPYTQGARSTAPARLTSPAPPPACKSPLPVSQWERRGAWPAQDLPGHVSAAPSGPDTWGGGMPPGKGQMVPLPPPRAPPPAPKGAQGPPGSKKRSRRHQRYLERRALLEHRGLLRPPRGLPETSPSCGKVPKTPNGTAKTLNGLTKTLNGTTRSLNGPAKTPNGTATSPNGTAEDATGTDTPTGVPPLRPTKYVAIDCEMVGTGPRGRQSELARCSVVGYHGDVIYDKYVRPQLPVVDYRTRWSGVTKGHLRNAIPFRAAQAEILKILKDKIVVGHAIHNDFQALKYFHPKERTRDTSRIPLLNQKAGLPLKASASLKSLAKHLLHKKIQVGCRGHSSVEDAQTAMELYRLVEVQWETELARSQPARPPSPPTDPSTDSNQYLDDQYWPTDLPAGSP, encoded by the exons ATGTCCCCCTATACCCGGTCCCCCTACACCCAGGGCGCCCGCAGCACCGCCCCGGCGCGCCTGACGTcaccggccccgccccccgcatGCAAATCACCCCTCCCTGTCAGCCAATGGGAGCGCAGAGGGGCGTGGCCAGCGCAGGACTTGCCCGGGCATGTGAGCGCGGCGCCTTCCGGGCCGGACACGTGGGGAGGCg GCATGCCTCCGGGCAAGGGGCAGATGGTGCCGCTGCcgccccccagagcccccccacccGCCCCCAAGGGTGCCCAGGGCCCCCCCGGCAGCAAGAAGCGGAGCCGCAGGCACCAGCGCTACCTGGAGCGCCGggccctgctggagcacagGGGGCTGCTGagacccccccgggggctccccgaGACCTCCCCAAGCTGCGGGAAGGTGCCCAAGACCCCAAATGGCACCGCCAAGACCTTAAATGGCCTCACCAAGACCCTAAATGGCACCACCAGGTCCCTAAATGGCCCCGCCAAGACCCCAAATGGCACTGCCACGTCCCCAAATGGCACCGCCGAGGACGCCACCGGCACCGACACCCCCACGGGGGTGCCCCCCCTGCGCCCCACCAAATACGTGGCCATCGACTGCGAGATGGTGGGCACGGGCCCGCGGGGGCGGCAGAGCGAGCTGGCGCGCTGCAGCGTGGTGGGCTACCACGGGGACGTCATCTACGACAAGTACGTGCGGCCCCAGCTGCCCGTCGTCGACTACCGCACGCGCTGGAGCGGCGTCACCAAGGGGCACCTGAGGAACGCCATCCCCTTCAGGGCCGCCCAGGCCGAG ATCCTGAAGATCTTGAAAGACAAGATCGTGGTGGGACACGCCATCCACAATGACTTCCAGGCCCTCAAGTATTTCCACCCCAAAGAAAGGACCCGAGACACCAGCCGGATCCCGCTGCTGAACCAGAAGGCAGGGCTGCCCCTCAAGGCCAGCGCCTCACTCAAGAGCCTGGCCAAGCACCTGCTGCACAAGAAGATCCAG GTGGGCTGCAGGGGCCACTCGTCGGTGGAGGATGCCCAGACGGCCATGGAGCTGTACCGCCTGGTGGAGGTGCAGTGGGAGACGGAGCTGGCCCGCAGCCAGCCCGCccggccccccagcccccccacgGACCCCAGTACGGACAGCAACCAGTACCTGGACGACCAGTACTGGCCCACGGACCTGCCTGCGGGCAGCCCGTAA
- the AEN gene encoding apoptosis-enhancing nuclease isoform X2, protein MGAQRGVASAGLARACMPPGKGQMVPLPPPRAPPPAPKGAQGPPGSKKRSRRHQRYLERRALLEHRGLLRPPRGLPETSPSCGKVPKTPNGTAKTLNGLTKTLNGTTRSLNGPAKTPNGTATSPNGTAEDATGTDTPTGVPPLRPTKYVAIDCEMVGTGPRGRQSELARCSVVGYHGDVIYDKYVRPQLPVVDYRTRWSGVTKGHLRNAIPFRAAQAEILKILKDKIVVGHAIHNDFQALKYFHPKERTRDTSRIPLLNQKAGLPLKASASLKSLAKHLLHKKIQVGCRGHSSVEDAQTAMELYRLVEVQWETELARSQPARPPSPPTDPSTDSNQYLDDQYWPTDLPAGSP, encoded by the exons ATGGGAGCGCAGAGGGGCGTGGCCAGCGCAGGACTTGCCCGGGCAT GCATGCCTCCGGGCAAGGGGCAGATGGTGCCGCTGCcgccccccagagcccccccacccGCCCCCAAGGGTGCCCAGGGCCCCCCCGGCAGCAAGAAGCGGAGCCGCAGGCACCAGCGCTACCTGGAGCGCCGggccctgctggagcacagGGGGCTGCTGagacccccccgggggctccccgaGACCTCCCCAAGCTGCGGGAAGGTGCCCAAGACCCCAAATGGCACCGCCAAGACCTTAAATGGCCTCACCAAGACCCTAAATGGCACCACCAGGTCCCTAAATGGCCCCGCCAAGACCCCAAATGGCACTGCCACGTCCCCAAATGGCACCGCCGAGGACGCCACCGGCACCGACACCCCCACGGGGGTGCCCCCCCTGCGCCCCACCAAATACGTGGCCATCGACTGCGAGATGGTGGGCACGGGCCCGCGGGGGCGGCAGAGCGAGCTGGCGCGCTGCAGCGTGGTGGGCTACCACGGGGACGTCATCTACGACAAGTACGTGCGGCCCCAGCTGCCCGTCGTCGACTACCGCACGCGCTGGAGCGGCGTCACCAAGGGGCACCTGAGGAACGCCATCCCCTTCAGGGCCGCCCAGGCCGAG ATCCTGAAGATCTTGAAAGACAAGATCGTGGTGGGACACGCCATCCACAATGACTTCCAGGCCCTCAAGTATTTCCACCCCAAAGAAAGGACCCGAGACACCAGCCGGATCCCGCTGCTGAACCAGAAGGCAGGGCTGCCCCTCAAGGCCAGCGCCTCACTCAAGAGCCTGGCCAAGCACCTGCTGCACAAGAAGATCCAG GTGGGCTGCAGGGGCCACTCGTCGGTGGAGGATGCCCAGACGGCCATGGAGCTGTACCGCCTGGTGGAGGTGCAGTGGGAGACGGAGCTGGCCCGCAGCCAGCCCGCccggccccccagcccccccacgGACCCCAGTACGGACAGCAACCAGTACCTGGACGACCAGTACTGGCCCACGGACCTGCCTGCGGGCAGCCCGTAA
- the AEN gene encoding apoptosis-enhancing nuclease isoform X3: MPPGKGQMVPLPPPRAPPPAPKGAQGPPGSKKRSRRHQRYLERRALLEHRGLLRPPRGLPETSPSCGKVPKTPNGTAKTLNGLTKTLNGTTRSLNGPAKTPNGTATSPNGTAEDATGTDTPTGVPPLRPTKYVAIDCEMVGTGPRGRQSELARCSVVGYHGDVIYDKYVRPQLPVVDYRTRWSGVTKGHLRNAIPFRAAQAEILKILKDKIVVGHAIHNDFQALKYFHPKERTRDTSRIPLLNQKAGLPLKASASLKSLAKHLLHKKIQVGCRGHSSVEDAQTAMELYRLVEVQWETELARSQPARPPSPPTDPSTDSNQYLDDQYWPTDLPAGSP, from the exons ATGCCTCCGGGCAAGGGGCAGATGGTGCCGCTGCcgccccccagagcccccccacccGCCCCCAAGGGTGCCCAGGGCCCCCCCGGCAGCAAGAAGCGGAGCCGCAGGCACCAGCGCTACCTGGAGCGCCGggccctgctggagcacagGGGGCTGCTGagacccccccgggggctccccgaGACCTCCCCAAGCTGCGGGAAGGTGCCCAAGACCCCAAATGGCACCGCCAAGACCTTAAATGGCCTCACCAAGACCCTAAATGGCACCACCAGGTCCCTAAATGGCCCCGCCAAGACCCCAAATGGCACTGCCACGTCCCCAAATGGCACCGCCGAGGACGCCACCGGCACCGACACCCCCACGGGGGTGCCCCCCCTGCGCCCCACCAAATACGTGGCCATCGACTGCGAGATGGTGGGCACGGGCCCGCGGGGGCGGCAGAGCGAGCTGGCGCGCTGCAGCGTGGTGGGCTACCACGGGGACGTCATCTACGACAAGTACGTGCGGCCCCAGCTGCCCGTCGTCGACTACCGCACGCGCTGGAGCGGCGTCACCAAGGGGCACCTGAGGAACGCCATCCCCTTCAGGGCCGCCCAGGCCGAG ATCCTGAAGATCTTGAAAGACAAGATCGTGGTGGGACACGCCATCCACAATGACTTCCAGGCCCTCAAGTATTTCCACCCCAAAGAAAGGACCCGAGACACCAGCCGGATCCCGCTGCTGAACCAGAAGGCAGGGCTGCCCCTCAAGGCCAGCGCCTCACTCAAGAGCCTGGCCAAGCACCTGCTGCACAAGAAGATCCAG GTGGGCTGCAGGGGCCACTCGTCGGTGGAGGATGCCCAGACGGCCATGGAGCTGTACCGCCTGGTGGAGGTGCAGTGGGAGACGGAGCTGGCCCGCAGCCAGCCCGCccggccccccagcccccccacgGACCCCAGTACGGACAGCAACCAGTACCTGGACGACCAGTACTGGCCCACGGACCTGCCTGCGGGCAGCCCGTAA
- the DET1 gene encoding DET1 homolog codes for MAHEAPTIRPRRIQNQNVIHRLERRRISSGKAGSHWHQVRVFHQNVFPNFTVVNVEKPPCFLRKFSPDGRYFIAFSSDQTSLEIYEYQGCQAAEDLLQGYEGEILANGNDQRAVNIRGRLFERFFVLLHITNVASNGEHLNRECSLFTDDCRYVIVGSAAYLPEEPHPPFFEVYRNSESVTPNPRSPLEDYSLHIIDLHTGRLCDTRTFKCDKVILSHNQGLYLYKNILAILSVQQQTIHVFQVTPEGTFIDVRTIGRFCYEDDLLTLSAVYPEVQRDTQTGMANPYKEPFINSLKHRLLVYLWRRAEQDGSAIAKRRFFQYFDQLRQLRMWKMQLLDENHLFIKYTSEDVVTLRVTDPSQPSFFVVYNMVSTEVIAVFENTSDELLELFENFCDLFRNATLHSEAVQFPCSASSNNFARQIQRRFKDTIVNAKYGGHTEAVRRLLGQLPISAQSYSGSPYLDLSLFSYDDKWVSVMERPKTCGDHPIRFYARDSGLLKFEIQAGLLGRPINHTVRRLVAFTFHPFEPFAISVQRTNAEYVVNFHMRHSCT; via the exons ATGGCCCATGAGGCCCCCACCATCCGGCCCCGCCGCATCCAGAACCAGAACGTCATCCACCGGCTGGAGCGGCGCCGCATCAGCTCGGGCAAAGCCGGCAGCCACTGGCACCAGGTGCGCGTCTTCCACCAGAACGTCTTCCCCAACTTCACCGTGGTCAACGTGGAGAAGCCGCCCTGCTTCCTGCGCAAGTTCTCCCCCGACGGCCGCTACTTCATCGCCTTCTCCTCCGACCAGACCTCCCTGGAGATCTACGAGTACCAGGGCTGCCAGGCGGCCGAGGACCTGCTGCAAGGCTACGAGGGGGAGATCCTGGCCAACGGCAACGACCAGCGGGCCGTCAACATCCGCGGGCGGCTCTTCGAGCGCTTTTTCGTCCTGCTGCACATCACCAACGTGGCCTCCAACGGGGAGCACCTCAACCGCGAGTGCAGCTTGTTCACCGACGACTGCCGCTACGTGATCGTGGGCTCGGCCGCCTACCTGCCCGAGGAGCCCCACCCGCCCTTCTTCGAGGTCTACCGCAACAGCGAGTCGGTCACCCCCAACCCCCGCTCCCCGCTGGAGGATTACTCCCTGCACATCATCGACCTCCACACGGGCAGGCTGTGCGACACGCGGACCTTCAAGTGCGACAAGGTCATCCTGTCGCACAACCAGGGGCTCTACCTCTACAAGAACATCCTGGCCATCCTCTCGGTGCAGCAGCAGACCATCCACGTCTTCCAGGTCACCCCCGAGGGGACTTTCATCGACGTGCGGACCATCGGGCGCTTCTGCTACGAGGACGACCTGCTCACCCTCTCCGCCGTGTACCCCGAGGTGCAGCGGGACACGCAGACGGGGATGGCGAACCCCTACAAGGAGCCCTTCATCAACTCCCTGAAGCACCGGCTGCTGGTGTACCTGTGGCGGAGGGCGGAGCAGGACGGCAGCGCCATAGCCAAGAGGAGGTTCTTCCAGTACTTCGACCAGCTGAGGCAGCTCCGCATGTGGAAGATGCAGCTGCTGGACGAGAACCACCTCTTCATCAAGTACACGAGCGAAGACGTGGTCACGCTGCGGGTGACGGATCCTTCGCAG CCCTCGTTCTTCGTCGTGTACAACATGGTGAGCACCGAGGTCATCGCCGTGTTTGAGAACACGTCGGacgagctgctggagctgttcGAGAACTTCTGCGACCTCTTCAGGAACGCCACCTTGCACAGCGAGGCGGTCCAGTTCCCCTGCTCGGCGTCCAGCAACAACTTTGCCAGGCAGATCCAGCGCCG GTTCAAAGACACTATTGTGAACGCCAAGTACGGAGGGCACACAGAGGCTGTGCGGAGGCTGCTGGGCCAGCTCCCCATCAGCGCCCAGTCCTACAGCGGCAGCCCGTACCTCGACCTCTCCCTTTTCAGCTATGATGACAAGTGGGTGTCAGTCATGGAGCGTCCCAAGACCTGCGGCGATCACCCGATAAG atTTTACGCTCGTGATTCTGGCCTCCTGAAGTTTGAGATCCAGGCGGGACTCCTGGGGCGACCCATCAACCACACGGTGCGGCGCCTGGTTGCGTTCACCTTCCACCCCTTTGAGCCCTTCGCCATCTCGGTGCAGCGCACCAACGCGGAGTACGTGGTGAACTTCCACATGAGGCACAGCTGCACGTAG